TTTTTATACATAggcgtatatatatatatatatatatatatatatatatatatatatatatataagattttcTTCGAGTTTATCAAGGTCTGACAATCCTTTATTTTTGTTGTAAAATTTTATGGAAAATACTTTCACAACTAATATAACAAATTCTTAATAGCTTGAGATTTGTCGGTAGCACTATCCGTAGTGATATTTCATTCAGTACagattagtataaaattaggaaaaTAGAAACTGATAAAGATTcaccaagaaaagaaaacaaagcaCTCTATAAGCGAAGttggaatttcaactttataggtTTCAAATATTACAATAACGATATTAAATGATACTAGCTAAGATAAATCTACTAAATTTGGTCAAATCCACATTATGGAATTTACGTAAATTGcactaaattttattttagagtACACTTTCGATTTATCTTTTGCATCTTTTCACAAGCATCTATTACGTAGATGAgttaatgatattaaatatgtctcatcttttatttatatgtatacatCATCATTAATTGAAATATGCATAAGGTTATTTTACAATTTCAGATTAATGCATATAATTAAAAGATTTGacacattttaaattaatttatttttacaaagATCATATAACTAAATACTAACATTCTCATATAGTTTACTAAAACCAAATCTACCCATTTTATTTTGGATCATAACAAATTAACAATTAGTTTTTCTACCTATAACCAACTGCACCTAGCCACTAGTTATAGGTAATAGTActactaattaattaactaattGACTTTACCTACCAATTAACTACAAAGTCCAttgttgttatttattttttaattggaaAAATGGTGCAGAAGATGATGGTAGTCACGTCTAATGACATGTCACCCGTAAATATCAAGTCCAAAAATTTATTGGGttgaaataattaatgaataaataaaaaaatctattcTTAATTAGAGTTTTTGAAttcaaatatgataaataaaataaagtcttACTAGAAATTAAAGCGTCTTCCCTTTAGTAATGGACCTTATACGTCTGaatctaattttttaaaaaaataaaaaattaaaggagGATGCTATAGAGATTTTTTTTAGCTAGGTAgcattaattatataaaaattccCAATCAAAATCATCATTTTGTACCAATCTTTCAAAGTGGATATATGTTAATGTCAGAACTCTAATCGATGTAATTACATGTACATATTAAGCCCAAAAGATAATCTGAACAAACAGTTCATTAATTCATCCATATGGGGACAGAAATTTAAATTGACCcataaaaatatcaataacGGTAGTACATATTCCTACGTTCTTAATTAAATGTCTCAAATTCTAGCGTTGGATATAATTAAGTTGTTTTTATTAGAAAATGGCCTACGATTTTATCGCAATATGAAACATTTTAATGTGAATTTAAATCGAATCCCAATATAAATACAACATGTCATAATAAATCTGTTTGTGAAAATATGTAAAAGCGTCACACTTTCTCTATATAAATGTAGGGTTTACTCCAGCCAGGACTAATAAAAAGAGTACAAAACAATGTAGCTCATGATACAAATATGTGAAAGGTCGAGTCTAATCCAATCATTTAATATAGTAAATTCAATGCTagaaaaataaagattaaatcTATTCTGTAAAAATCTTGAATTCACCTCTAATTACCATAAGAATTTGGAGACCGAACAACTTGAATGTATCAATTAcaacataataataattattactcCTATCTTACAATTCAAGCCTATCGGGAATAACCTCTTTAcctaataaatatagaataaaatctatgtatattttatcttttttagatCTCATTTGTAGAATTAtactgaatatatatattattgtttaTAAATAAATCCAAGAAAGAATGTATGTATGAATCTATCTCTAATACAAGATTCTAAATttccaaatattaattttaatagtATCATGTaaagttgttatttaattaCAAGGTAGAAAACAAAGTGTACATAAAagattaagagcccgtttggatgggcttaaaaaaataatttttatatatgaagtgcttttagaattttgaagtgctgaaagttatttttataaataaacagttgagtgtttggataaaagtgcttgtgcagaagaaatgaggaaaataatgtgaattttagggttaaaaagaataaaaagggtagtttgggaatttagttaaaatataagggatataaaagtaatttacatggtcaaagaaaatggctttaagcacttagaaaaaaaagttaggaatcctaacttttcatttttggctgactttaagaactttatgacttaaaatTAACATTAGACAAATACCACAATAAGCTAAAAAGGACTTATAAGTTGGTCCTCTTCAAACAGGCTCTAAATAACATTAATTTATTGGTGAAGGGTCGCCCAAGGCATTCTGtttgtaaattatttttattttttttaaaatatatttggaGACAAACACTTAGGTTAATGGATAAGATACACTCATTTAATGACAAATTATCCACTTAATTCCAGCTAATTAATTTCTGTGATTAAAATTAACATAGTAATTTCAGATAGAGTTTCCGGCAAACTACCCTTTATTTCTTTATACTTTAATTTCATTCTATGGTCTATTTAATTTGCTTAACATTATCTTAAAGtaagcaaaagaaaaaaaaagtttcatattttctaatttttatatTGAGTATGTTTGTTCTAGAACAGAACATTGTTATATAATATAACTGAAAATGGAGGTGGAGCAAGAATTTGaactttatgaattttaaattctaaaatgACAATATTAAGTATTAATAACTACGTTCTAAATTTACTTTTTACAcctatataataatttttttactataaatataaaatttaaattaaagatattaaATTCAGTGCCAATTTATTGAAAACTCATGAAGGAATGATATATTTCTATCTTTAATCAAAGATCTTATGTTCGAGTCATAAAATAGATAAACCTATAATAAAAAGTGTTTCACCATTTACTATTGATCTTTAATTTTGTCTTTCAagataaatagttattttttttatgagatatagatttatatttttatattataatatttcacGAATTATACTTCTgctcttaaaaaaattatgttccTATTAgacataaatttaattaaaataaaaaattaaagatgaattcattaaaaatcagatttataagtATAATTATAAATCTTATGTAAGATTATTAGCCGCCCCCCATATTTGACTTCTTAAAACTTTCTTGAATTCAACTTCATTATTACTAATTTTCCAATTTGCAAATCTAACTAATTTGATAAGGACAGCCATAGCAGCTTCTACTTGACTTcctcaatttcattttttttaataaacaaaTTAGGGtaactttcataaataattattttaatttatgtaattGAAAAATACTTACTATCAAAAtagtgattattttttaaaaatatgatcGGAAAATCATTGATGATGTTCTTTTATAACAAATTACTCAGTAGATATTATCTGAATTGCTATTAAACTCTAGTATAATGCCTATTCTATCGAAGTCAATGCGTAAAAATGAACTGTGAATGCGATTTTTATAGCAAATTATCTcatatatattatcataaagttTCACCtctgaaaaattaaatttaatgatactaattttttttccaaagtcaATGCTTAAAAGTGATAAATAAATGTTACTTCTATAACAAATTGTCCACTAGGTATCTAGGAATTCTAGCTATAATATGTCAAAcacatctttctttttaatgatttaatttatgtgaagtGATAGAAAATTATTGTAATGCTTAGTGTATTTTGAGAGTCTACATATTCATTTGTTTAAGTCATTAATTAAacattattataaataattatttgtaaGTTTCAATTAATGTATATATGATCTGCgaaaatttttcatatttttgataAACATGGTAAATTCTTTTCTAAAGTCTACTTTAGAATTTTGTGAATGtagaaatcaaagaaaaatttagaGATATTTTCTACAAtcctttttaaataaatatattttttgaaatccttttagttatttaaatCCTATCCTATCTTCAACTTGTTGTTTTGGACCTACATACAACAATTTGATCTTTTCTCATTTATGAAAGAAGACCAATAAAAAGGGATGGGGTTGGGTTAGAAAAAGTGAGTATTGTATTTTTCAAACaatacttttgaaaatatttttatcaaataagagaaaatgaTTACTTTCTATATTGCGAACAGTTTTGATcctttaaatttattaaaaatgagtattttctttcattatcaatatttaataaatatatattgattGTTAGATTTGTGGAACAACGAAAATTTTTAACATGAACTCATATTTgaaaatgttattttataatttatgttgttgttttttaatCTAAATTTGATGTCTGATGTAATTCCCACTAATttgttaaatatttataaaaatactaaCTTTTTTTACATATGTATAAAATTGCTCAAAAGTATACAATATTGAACTGTTTAGACATACCccaaacattttaaaaaaaccaCTCTTATCATTTTCTCTCAAGAAGTAACACActtcttttcttcaaaattaacATACTACATAAACATGTCGTTTAACTTGGTATCAACTAATATTTATATCCTTTAAATTAGTTATGCATAAGTAtgcacttaaacttgtataaaattgaataggAAGACACATATATATTACGTGGTATATACAAATCAGTTCGAGTGTATCTCATGTGAATTGACATGTAAGATATGTATGTTTACTTGTTcaactatataaaaaaattaaatatgtacTTATGCACACTCAAAATTGAAGGTCGTCGATACTAGCCGATGTCAAGTTAAAGAGTGCGattatgaattatatttttaaaaatttatgctACTTTTAATGAAAGACataatcaattttttatttcacaAGATCTTTTACAAGGAAAATTCACCGCTTTTTTTCATATAATATTGCAAGATCTTTTACAAGGAAATCTAGATTttgtagaaaatataaaactgaTTATTTTTGCAAATATAATGGCCATTGGATAAAATCAAAACATTTTATTGACTTCCATATGCAAATATCTAAATCGTTCACACGTAGATATGTGTAAcacatatttaaaaaataaaatggataaaataaAGTTAGCCACTTTTGACTAAgtatatttatgtcattttaaagATATAACATCGAAATTAATCGAATCATattgacataaaaaaaaaacataattaagaTGATTACACTAATAAGTCGtaggattttatttttttttaattacctCATAAGTCTCAGATATATTTCTCCATATATAAGGattcttatctttttttttaatgtatatataaattggaccacaatttttcttttttgcttgAATGTCGTAATAATATTTGGTCGAACTAGAAAAAACACCTTCTTAATCTAACCTCTAATACTAATTTTAATTAGATGCCCTTTCAACCTTTTCACCAATAGAATAAAATATTCTTCTGCCTCTAAAATTCTTTCTAACTACGAAGCCTTAAACGAGTAAACACGAATAAAGTTTGATATTTCTTTGTCGATAGCTAACCTTAATTTTGAATATTCTGAATACAACAACTaagtaattaaaaaattaacataatttaattaaatttcttaaaataatcAATTGAATTGAGCTATTTACACTCCTACTcttgaaagaaaatataaaacaacATCATATCCGGTATAATTCTAGAAGTCATAAAAAGATAAAATGTATGCAAATCATATACttattttaatgaaataaaaattaatttcaatagattttcaattcaaaagttttaaaaaaatatatgtttaaaaTCAGAATAACAATCGTGCAAAAAATACTACGCTTTTAACATATTCATTCTGAATTACACACAACTAAGTAATTGAAAAATTagcataatttaattaaatttcttaaaataataaattgaacTGAGCCATTTACACTCCTACTCTTGAATAAGAAAATATACAACAATATCATATCCGATATAattctaaaaattttaaaaagataagAGGTATGCAAATCATATACTTATTTtagtgaaataaaaaaaattattttcaaaaaattctcaATTCAAAAGTTAAATAAAAGATATATGTTTAAAATTAGAATAACAACCGTGCAAAAATTATTACGCTTTTAACATATTCATTCTCTTTTAAAAGTGTTAACGCGcaatcttatattttcttttgcttCCTAAATGATTTCCATTTGCTAAATAGTTCACAcgtagatatttaatttatagcacatacttttttagaaaataaaaagtgGATAAAGACGTACGTGTGATAAGAATGCCGGTTTTGACTAGgcattcatttatttttatttttttataatctttTTAAACCTTAAAAAACAAGTAATTGCTGTGTTTTTGGTGCGCATCAAATAAATTCCGCTactatttttatcatatatcaCCTTGCCATAAAATCCCTATATAAAACCTCCATTCAAACttcaaaagcttgcaatattttttttatattatatatcacAAACTATATAGTCTCATGTCATCGTGTTCCACCACCATCACTATCACTACCATGGCGGATGACGACGGCGGAAGAACGGCGATTACCGCCGTCCATCCCGACATTATACAAACCTTAATTTTAACTAAACTCGACGGCCCAACTCTTATCTCCGCCAGTTTCGCTTCTTCGCAGCTGCAAAATCTTTGCTCAGACGATAATCTCTGGCGAAAAGTTTGTAATTCTTCTTGGCCTTCTACTTCCGACCCATTAATCGAAAACGCCGTTGCAACCTTCCCGTCCGGTCACCGGTCATTTTTTTCCGATTCCTTCCCTTCCATAACCCACATCGAGCAAAAACCCAGTACCGGAAATAACTCAAATCAGCGTTTTCCTTCGCCGGAGTTGATATCGGCGGTTGATATTCATTTTGGGGGAAATTTATTGTACTCAAAAGTGTTGACTACCGAGACGGAAAGTGGGTGGTTCATGAGCTCGCCCTTCAGAATTGAGCTATTGGGTCGTAAGGAAATTGTTCCGACGCCGGTGAAATTCGACGGGGATGACGGAAATTGCAGGTCGGAGTTACAGGAGAAGATGAAATTGAGCTGGATTTTAATCGACCCATCGAAGAATCGAGCTGTGAATATTTCGAGTTTGAACCCGGTATCAGTCCGACGACATTGGTTAACCAGAGaattgaaagttcggtattcgACGGTGATGGGTTCCGGCACCGGTGCCGGCGAAGGGTTGGTTCAGTGCGGGATAGTTGTCACGTGCGAAGGTAAAGAAGGAGGTGAATTACACGTGAGAGAAGTAAGCATGCAAATAGAGGATATGGATGGAAAAGTTTTGTGTGGGAAGGATAGTTTGGTAATTTTACAAGAAGCTATTGAAGGAGgaaggagaaaaagaaaggaaaatgaagaaaaagaaaattatgaaatatttttggaattaaagaaaaaaaggatggaaagaaaacaaaaaagagaaaaaaaattggatatGATTTGTATAGCAAGtggaattataatttttatttctttttggagTTTGATTGTGTTTGGTTCAAGAAGTAATGGTAGTTATTTTAGTtagaaatatgttttttttttggcgGGGGATCTAACtgtgaaaaaattgaaagatcTAGTCAAAGAAGGTGCTGTGCTACCGGAAGTTCTGGGGAAGCCgaatttgttattattttattttattaaattttttctcaataaaaagtaaaaagacAATATTATATACATAATGAAATATTGCATGAAAATCTTCTCTTAGGTTATGTAAATATGGCCTTTTGTTTTCATTTCCTTGATAAATGATCTAGAAATAGAGTTTACTAATCAGCttttagttatatttttgagAGATTAGCACTATCGtgaagttttaaattttatatgtgaaatttcaaaatattcgtcttttacttttaattttttaataagtaatttaaaaataactgaCATTTATTGATCGTTTTTGATTGTGTCTTCGAAAAGGACTACTattataaaatttcaaattaaacAAGTGAAATTCTATGATTATACTGCTTTTCAATTGCTCGAACGAAGATGAAGCAATTATCCAACATTAAAGTTAAAAGCTCGATCTTATTTGATTCTTATCGCCCTTCATTGACTATTACGATGTACATTTGGATGCTAATAGACATGTTGTTCATTGACTATTAAGGCATACTTTTGGGTGTTACGTTTGTGTTTATTTATCAATTCTATTTGCATTATTAGTACTAAACCTTCTTTATCTGGTGAGATTAGTTGTACTTTGCACCATGACCCAATTAAAAGTCCTTTAGAAAAGACAATATTTTAAGATAATGTTATTTGACTCAAATAGTAACCTTGTTTTAATATAATAGCCCGTAAATTATACAGAAAAATATATCATACTAGACAAATTATATGTGAAGAACTCgatcaaaaaaatatacaagGATTTCGAACCTAAGATCTCCAATTGGAAGTTCTCTTGCTCAATCACTTGAATAATGATCATCTTATTTTCTCATgcaataaacttaattaagaaaatatatttagtCTCTTTAAATAACATTAAAGCAAAACACGTCCTAAATGATCTATAAATGCGGCATTCAGAACCAAATATTTGAGTAATGCTTAAAACTTGGGctataaaagaagaagaaaataggcCCAACAAAAATTAAGTAATGCTTGAAACTTGGGCTTATATAGGAGTCTAGCTAAAAGCCCACTTGTGTAAGTTACTCTTAGGCCTCTTGCTAATAACCCAATTGTGTATGAAACTTGGAAATATTTAGTACAACATGGACTTACAAATGTATAATCCATTACATATtgattatacatatattatacaatAATTATACATCGACTATACACCGCATATATTTAAAAACTTTGGAGGCATTAATTTAACTGCTATGCTTTTTcactgttttctttttttttgtacttGAGTTTGATCCacctgagccgagggtctattggaaacaacATTTCTACCATCCTCGAGGTAGTGATAAGATCTggatacactttaccctccccacaCCCCACTTAGTGGGATGTTACTGGGTATgatgttgttgctgttgttgttgtaagcTGTTCAAAcatgatttcttttattttgtggcAAATGTTGCAATTTTGCAAGATGAAATTTTATACATAATATTAAACTCAAGCCATGAAAATAGTCTCTTTCACAAATATGAGGTAACATTGTCAACAAGAACTTCATTGTGGTCCGCCCCTTTCTTAGATCTTGCGCGCAATGAGAGTAGTGACGGaattagaattttttaaaacacaAGAATAAGCCAAAGAAGGTTCAAGATCGACTCTATATAAGTCAAAAATAATTCTGATCATGTATTAACAATGCCCTtcatgaaaaaagaaatagtttTCATTGACTACTTTTCCATCCTATaattaaaagataattaatgccatgaaaattcatattaagatatttaatgtgatgaaatttcaaaatcTAAAGATGAAATTCCATTATACCATTAATTCTAGAGGTTGATAAGTGGCATTTCTAAGATAAGTAgtcaaaaatacaaataaataaatgaaagaaagaagatGCTGAAAAAGATACCAACAACTGTTGTTGGCAACAAGAAATTGAGTATCATATTTATTCCTCTTTTTATATCAAAACTACTAATATTATTCTCATAGcatctttatttttgttattagcTGTTGTTTCTCGTATTTCAATGATCACAttagtttgttgttgttacCATCCCTTTTTTGCTGttgtttaatattatatattattttttctattatttgctatatcttttctatttttatattctcttttaaactattttgacacatattatttatattatttaagtgATGATCTTTCAGAAATAACTTTTCTATCTTCATACAATAAAAGTAAAATCTACATAAACTATATTTTTCCGTTGATTCCATAGTTGAAATTTCAAAGTACGAACTCCTGACAAAATTTGCAAATTATGAAGTCATTTATAGTCATTGACTATGTATAAATAATCTAAAGTTTAGGGTGGTCCATTGTGTAaacaaaattttttaaaaaaaatgataacttGATTTATTTAGTACGAAGTTAGTTAATTAATGTGGTCCATTGgttgaaaaagaagaagctttgactaaaaacaaaaacaaataaatcagAGGAAATGATATATAggacagtccggtgcactaaaactTTCGCTATACGTGAGATTCGGAGAAGGGAGAGGAAATGATACAAAACAATCAAATTAATTTGTTTTGGAACTCAATAAAAATCTCATGGGTATATAGAAGAATTAACTAAATAGTTATCTATTTAACagcttaaattaaaaataattactaaaCATATAGtttatacattatttatatataatcatatataatttatgtatatctaccaaaaaaaagtaaagattgAATTTGTCCTCTTAACATAAAGATATAATTAACCTAATAGCACTTTTAATCCCTCGAGTATTGATAAAATTTGATTGCAGTTCTTACGATATCTGATTAAGtacattaaatttttaattaattatactaTGCATTTTTGATCCCTATACTTGTAAATATTCTCAAACTTACTATAATTATTAACTATTTCACCATTTCATTATTCACTCGTTCTGTTATGTTTGTACTAGTACACCATATTTGATTACAATaagagttatatat
This region of Solanum dulcamara chromosome 9, daSolDulc1.2, whole genome shotgun sequence genomic DNA includes:
- the LOC129904587 gene encoding F-box protein At2g27310, whose product is MSSCSTTITITTMADDDGGRTAITAVHPDIIQTLILTKLDGPTLISASFASSQLQNLCSDDNLWRKVCNSSWPSTSDPLIENAVATFPSGHRSFFSDSFPSITHIEQKPSTGNNSNQRFPSPELISAVDIHFGGNLLYSKVLTTETESGWFMSSPFRIELLGRKEIVPTPVKFDGDDGNCRSELQEKMKLSWILIDPSKNRAVNISSLNPVSVRRHWLTRELKVRYSTVMGSGTGAGEGLVQCGIVVTCEGKEGGELHVREVSMQIEDMDGKVLCGKDSLVILQEAIEGGRRKRKENEEKENYEIFLELKKKRMERKQKREKKLDMICIASGIIIFISFWSLIVFGSRSNGSYFS